The proteins below are encoded in one region of Aeromonas veronii:
- the rnhB gene encoding ribonuclease HII, producing MQIEIPQDKRVAGVDEVGRGPLVGDVVTAAVILDPANPIAGLADSKKLSEKKRLALFSEIKEKALAFAIGRASPAEIDELNILHATMLAMQRAVAGLNVTPELVFIDGNRCPALPMEARAVVKGDSLVAAISAASILAKVTRDAEMTELDSRHPEYGFARHKGYPTAEHLAILAERGPLPEYRQSFKPVRRALGIE from the coding sequence ATGCAAATCGAGATTCCACAAGACAAGCGAGTGGCCGGGGTTGATGAAGTGGGCCGTGGCCCCCTGGTGGGGGACGTGGTCACCGCCGCGGTGATCCTGGATCCGGCGAACCCTATCGCAGGCCTCGCCGACTCCAAGAAACTCTCCGAGAAGAAGCGCCTCGCCTTGTTCAGCGAAATCAAGGAGAAGGCCCTGGCCTTCGCCATCGGCCGCGCCAGCCCGGCGGAGATCGACGAGCTCAACATCCTGCACGCCACCATGCTGGCGATGCAGCGGGCCGTGGCTGGGCTGAATGTGACGCCCGAGCTGGTGTTCATCGACGGCAACCGCTGCCCGGCCCTGCCCATGGAAGCCCGCGCCGTGGTCAAGGGAGACAGCCTGGTGGCCGCCATCAGTGCCGCCTCCATCCTTGCCAAGGTGACCCGGGATGCGGAGATGACCGAGCTGGACAGCCGCCACCCCGAATACGGGTTCGCCCGCCACAAGGGCTACCCCACCGCCGAACACCTCGCCATCCTGGCCGAGCGTGGCCCCCTGCCCGAATACCGGCAGAGCTTCAAACCGGTGCGCCGCGCCCTGGGGATCGAATAA